A region of Nitrospirota bacterium DNA encodes the following proteins:
- a CDS encoding OsmC family protein, giving the protein MAKATVTLTGGMQFVASADSGHAVVMDAAADSGGNNTGSRPMELLLMGIGGCSGMDIISILRKKKQHVTGLEAQVNGTMADDYPHKYTEIAIEYIVTGKGVAEEAVKRAVQLSMDKYCSVKATLEGSARISFSYRIIEED; this is encoded by the coding sequence ATGGCAAAAGCAACGGTTACATTAACCGGCGGGATGCAGTTTGTGGCATCGGCAGATTCAGGGCATGCAGTGGTAATGGATGCGGCTGCGGATTCAGGAGGAAACAACACCGGTTCGCGTCCTATGGAGCTGCTCCTCATGGGCATCGGGGGATGCTCAGGCATGGACATTATCTCGATCCTCAGAAAGAAGAAGCAGCATGTAACAGGGCTGGAGGCTCAAGTCAACGGTACCATGGCAGACGACTATCCCCACAAATACACGGAGATAGCCATAGAATATATTGTCACCGGCAAAGGTGTGGCAGAGGAGGCTGTTAAAAGAGCAGTTCAACTTTCGATGGACAAATACTGTTCGGTCAAGGCCACTCTCGAAGGTTCTGCCAGGATCAGCTTCTCTTACCGCATTATTGAGGAGGATTGA
- a CDS encoding hydrogenase small subunit, whose protein sequence is MKELELIAKEEETICGFSRRDFLKFCSTVAVGMGLPVGMGAEIAEAVATQKRPPVLWLSAQECTGCTETLLRASHPTLEKLILELISLEYHETLLVGSGKQAEDWRVKAMKEYKGKYILVVDGSIPVKDNGIYCKIGGKTALSLLVEMASDAAAVIAMGSCSSWGGLPASDPNPTGATAAHEVLKSKGIKTPVVNIPGCPPNPYNFLSTVLYYLTFKKLPELDDQARPKFAYGRIIHENCERRPHFDAGRFAQQFGDEGHRKGYCLYKLGCKGPETFANCPVQLFNDVGSGAWPVGTGHPCFGCTEKGVGFTVPLHSPARPKYITPPSLFTEVFPGKEGVAPGTKALAAGVAGVAIGAAGAAVLSGLGKKDDDKKDKGE, encoded by the coding sequence ATGAAGGAACTTGAACTTATCGCTAAGGAAGAGGAGACGATCTGCGGTTTTTCCCGCAGGGATTTTCTGAAGTTCTGCAGCACCGTGGCAGTCGGCATGGGGTTGCCCGTCGGGATGGGGGCGGAGATCGCGGAAGCGGTCGCGACCCAGAAGCGTCCGCCCGTGCTCTGGCTTTCTGCACAGGAATGCACCGGCTGCACAGAGACGCTGTTGAGGGCGAGCCATCCTACCCTCGAAAAACTTATCCTTGAGCTGATCTCGCTTGAGTATCATGAGACGCTGCTCGTCGGATCAGGCAAACAGGCTGAGGACTGGCGCGTGAAGGCGATGAAGGAGTACAAGGGCAAGTATATCCTCGTGGTCGACGGCTCTATTCCGGTCAAGGACAATGGCATCTACTGCAAGATCGGCGGCAAAACAGCTCTTTCCCTGCTTGTTGAAATGGCTTCTGACGCCGCTGCCGTTATAGCAATGGGTTCCTGCTCATCATGGGGCGGTTTGCCTGCATCGGATCCCAATCCCACAGGGGCGACGGCTGCGCATGAAGTGCTGAAGAGCAAAGGGATCAAGACACCGGTTGTAAATATCCCGGGATGTCCGCCTAACCCCTATAATTTTCTTTCTACCGTTCTTTACTACCTGACATTCAAGAAACTCCCTGAACTGGACGATCAGGCAAGACCGAAGTTTGCGTATGGCAGGATCATTCACGAGAACTGTGAACGCCGTCCTCATTTCGATGCCGGAAGATTTGCCCAGCAGTTTGGTGACGAAGGCCACAGAAAAGGATATTGTCTTTACAAACTCGGGTGCAAGGGGCCTGAGACCTTTGCAAACTGCCCGGTTCAGCTCTTTAATGACGTCGGATCAGGTGCATGGCCGGTCGGCACAGGTCATCCCTGTTTTGGCTGCACAGAGAAGGGCGTCGGATTTACTGTTCCCCTTCATTCCCCTGCGCGGCCGAAATACATTACACCTCCGTCGCTCTTTACAGAAGTTTTTCCCGGCAAAGAGGGCGTGGCTCCCGGGACCAAGGCGCTTGCTGCCGGCGTGGCAGGCGTAGCGATCGGCGCAGCCGGAGCTGCCGTGCTGTCAGGCCTTGGCAAAAAGGACGACGACAAAAAAGACAAGGGGGAGTAA
- a CDS encoding nickel-dependent hydrogenase large subunit → MSKRITIDPITRIEGHLRIDCEIDNGKVTNAWSSGQMWRGIETILKGRDPREAWIFTQRFCGVUTTVHALASVRSVENALQMEVPLNAQFIRNIMMGAHATHDHIVHFYHLAALDWVDIVSALKADARAVANLGQKLSSWTGNSYDAVKASQDKLKTFVGSGQLGIYGSGYWGHPAMKLAPEVNMLAAHHYLQALEYQREINKVVAILGSKTPHIQNVAVGGVSNPINLDSQSTLNMERLYLIKTLIDKVGDFVENVLLVDTAAVAAFYADWTGHGKGVTNYLSAPDMPMDTKGTKFALPGGYIPDGDITKFKAITSYNDEFFKTNVKESIKHSWYDGDWDRHPWDGETIPKYTDFQDKGKYSWVKSPTFMGKPAQVGPLANVLCMFAAGHEPTKKYTTKMLDTISALAGAKVGVGALHSTIGRIGARSIRCAVLYDTLKDQWSALVENIAKGDTKTFNVPSFPSGIQKGFGYHEAPRGILSHWIVIENGKIKNYQAVVPSTWNAGPRNSQDALGPYESALLGTPVKDPEKPLEVLRTIHSFDPCLACAIHVLDKNRNEIVKVKAV, encoded by the coding sequence ATGTCTAAAAGAATTACGATCGACCCTATCACCAGGATTGAAGGTCATCTGAGAATTGACTGCGAGATCGACAACGGCAAGGTCACGAATGCCTGGTCGTCAGGCCAGATGTGGAGAGGCATCGAGACGATCCTGAAGGGACGTGATCCCCGTGAGGCCTGGATATTCACGCAGCGCTTCTGCGGCGTTTGAACGACCGTTCACGCACTGGCTTCAGTGCGTTCGGTCGAAAATGCACTTCAGATGGAGGTGCCGCTTAACGCCCAGTTCATCAGGAATATCATGATGGGCGCTCACGCTACTCATGATCATATCGTGCATTTCTATCACTTGGCAGCGCTTGATTGGGTTGATATTGTATCCGCGCTGAAGGCTGATGCACGTGCGGTCGCAAACCTTGGACAGAAGCTCTCCTCCTGGACCGGCAACAGCTATGACGCAGTTAAAGCCTCCCAGGACAAGCTCAAGACCTTCGTCGGTTCCGGTCAGCTCGGCATCTACGGCAGCGGTTACTGGGGCCATCCTGCGATGAAGCTTGCGCCTGAAGTAAATATGCTTGCAGCTCATCACTATCTGCAGGCGCTTGAATACCAGAGGGAGATCAATAAGGTCGTTGCGATCCTCGGATCAAAGACACCGCATATCCAGAACGTTGCGGTCGGCGGTGTATCCAATCCGATCAATCTCGACAGTCAGTCCACGCTGAACATGGAGCGGCTCTATCTCATCAAGACCCTTATCGATAAGGTCGGCGACTTTGTCGAAAACGTGCTCCTCGTTGACACTGCTGCGGTTGCCGCGTTCTATGCCGATTGGACAGGCCATGGAAAGGGAGTGACCAATTATCTGTCAGCCCCTGATATGCCAATGGACACCAAGGGCACAAAGTTCGCACTGCCGGGCGGTTATATACCGGACGGGGACATAACAAAGTTCAAGGCTATAACCAGTTATAACGATGAGTTCTTTAAGACCAACGTAAAGGAGAGCATCAAGCACTCCTGGTATGACGGTGATTGGGACAGACATCCGTGGGATGGAGAGACGATCCCGAAATATACGGACTTCCAGGATAAAGGGAAATATTCCTGGGTCAAATCACCGACCTTCATGGGAAAACCTGCCCAGGTCGGACCGCTTGCAAATGTTCTCTGCATGTTCGCAGCAGGCCATGAGCCGACAAAGAAATACACAACAAAGATGCTCGATACGATCAGCGCACTTGCAGGTGCCAAGGTAGGTGTGGGAGCGCTGCATTCAACGATCGGCCGGATCGGCGCCCGCTCGATCCGCTGCGCCGTGCTTTATGATACGCTCAAGGACCAGTGGAGTGCCCTTGTCGAAAATATCGCAAAAGGTGATACAAAGACCTTTAATGTGCCGAGCTTCCCTTCGGGCATCCAGAAGGGTTTTGGGTATCACGAAGCGCCGAGAGGCATTCTTTCTCATTGGATCGTCATAGAGAACGGCAAGATCAAGAATTATCAGGCAGTTGTGCCGTCCACCTGGAACGCAGGCCCGAGGAACAGCCAGGATGCACTCGGCCCTTATGAATCTGCGCTGTTGGGTACCCCGGTGAAGGACCCTGAGAAGCCGCTTGAGGTACTGAGGACGATCCATTCCTTTGATCCCTGTCTTGCATGCGCGATCCATGTGCTGGACAAGAACCGGAATGAGATCGTAAAGGTAAAAGCTGTCTGA
- the hybA gene encoding hydrogenase 2 operon protein HybA, whose translation MSMNRRDFLKTAAAGGGMLLASQAMPVNAAMSKELPPEAVGILYDATLCIGCKSCMVNCKTYNSMPKGALSYGKEAVEPPYEYSTPEKIWDDPHDLSAKTLNVIKVAKKGTGAAKDMPENGYSFVKQHCMHCITPACVSACPVAALQKDPKNGVVYYEENKCIGCRYCQLACPFRIPKYEFSKALPQVRKCQLCNHRYAEGKYSACCEFCPTGASIFGKVLDLRKEAQKRLTLKTGDQYDFPVQTVDSKNTSRRTVSKYISHVYGMKEAGGTQYLLLAGLPFEMLGFDKNIKDEALPDLTWAYISKIPAVIATVLIGGAATWAVTKGRNKDKGE comes from the coding sequence ATGAGCATGAACAGGCGAGATTTTCTCAAGACAGCGGCTGCCGGCGGCGGCATGCTGCTTGCCTCACAGGCAATGCCGGTGAATGCGGCCATGTCAAAGGAGCTTCCTCCTGAGGCGGTCGGTATCCTCTACGACGCAACACTCTGCATCGGCTGCAAGTCCTGCATGGTCAACTGCAAGACCTATAACAGTATGCCTAAGGGAGCACTCTCTTACGGTAAGGAAGCGGTAGAGCCTCCCTATGAATATTCTACTCCGGAAAAGATCTGGGACGATCCTCATGATCTTTCGGCGAAAACGCTCAATGTCATCAAGGTTGCCAAAAAAGGGACCGGTGCAGCCAAGGATATGCCTGAAAACGGGTATTCTTTTGTAAAACAGCACTGTATGCACTGCATCACCCCGGCCTGTGTATCTGCCTGCCCTGTGGCAGCTCTCCAGAAGGATCCGAAGAACGGGGTTGTCTATTATGAAGAGAATAAATGCATAGGCTGCAGATACTGCCAGCTTGCCTGCCCCTTCAGGATACCGAAATACGAATTCAGCAAGGCGTTGCCGCAGGTCAGGAAATGCCAGCTCTGCAATCACCGCTATGCAGAAGGAAAATATTCCGCCTGCTGCGAGTTCTGCCCGACAGGCGCTTCCATCTTCGGCAAGGTGCTTGATCTCCGCAAGGAGGCGCAGAAGAGGCTGACCCTTAAGACCGGTGATCAATACGACTTTCCGGTACAGACCGTGGACTCGAAGAATACGAGCAGGCGGACCGTATCAAAATATATCAGCCATGTGTATGGCATGAAGGAGGCCGGGGGTACCCAGTATCTTCTTCTTGCCGGACTGCCTTTTGAGATGCTGGGGTTCGATAAGAACATCAAAGACGAAGCCCTGCCTGACCTCACCTGGGCATACATCTCCAAGATACCTGCTGTTATAGCCACCGTGCTGATCGGTGGTGCAGCAACCTGGGCCGTTACCAAGGGCAGAAACAAGGATAAGGGGGAATAA
- a CDS encoding HyaD/HybD family hydrogenase maturation endopeptidase, translated as MENPLSSSGSQPKILVLGVGSILMMDEGIGIRAVEELEKRYRFPENVEILDGGTSGIELLSYISGKDYLIIIDAIKSGNPPGTVLRVEGEDVPAQFLTRISPHQLGISDLLAAATLTDEIPKKLVLFGIEPKEIVMVIGLSDEVRASMGHLVEVVVDELKRLGCDVVPLLPHEISRTESVWGKM; from the coding sequence ATGGAAAACCCTTTGTCATCATCAGGATCGCAGCCGAAGATCCTTGTCCTGGGTGTGGGCAGTATCCTGATGATGGACGAAGGGATCGGTATCAGGGCAGTAGAAGAATTAGAGAAGCGGTATCGGTTCCCGGAGAACGTCGAGATCCTTGACGGCGGAACTTCAGGGATCGAACTTCTTTCCTATATTTCGGGCAAGGACTATCTCATCATTATCGATGCGATAAAGAGCGGGAACCCTCCCGGCACCGTGCTGAGGGTTGAAGGAGAGGATGTGCCTGCCCAGTTCCTGACGAGGATCTCGCCTCATCAACTCGGCATCTCTGACCTTCTTGCCGCCGCGACCCTTACGGATGAGATCCCGAAGAAGCTGGTGCTCTTCGGCATCGAACCAAAGGAGATTGTTATGGTCATCGGCCTGTCCGATGAGGTGAGGGCGAGCATGGGCCATCTCGTTGAGGTGGTCGTTGATGAATTAAAGAGATTGGGCTGTGATGTGGTGCCTCTTTTACCGCATGAGATCTCCCGGACAGAGAGTGTCTGGGGCAAGATGTAA
- a CDS encoding TIGR00282 family metallophosphoesterase, whose amino-acid sequence MSMKVLFIGDIVGKVGRQAVSACLPGLVDKQNIDLVIANGENVAAGFGLTESLVKDLFRMGVHVITTGNHVWDKKDFVGYISKENRVIRPANFAPGVPGYGSVIYSLPDNTKVGVLNLSGRIFMTPVDCPFRTAQTEIETLQKDAKIIIVDLHAEATSEKVAFGYFVDGKVSAVIGTHTHVQTADEKILANGTAYITDVGMTGPAYSVIGIDVDQIIRRFLTGMPDRFETAQGQAILSAVVIDIDKDSGKANGIERIQLTYP is encoded by the coding sequence ATCAGCATGAAGGTTTTATTTATCGGTGATATTGTCGGCAAGGTCGGGAGACAGGCAGTGAGCGCCTGTCTCCCCGGCCTTGTTGATAAACAGAACATTGACCTGGTGATCGCCAATGGCGAAAATGTCGCTGCCGGTTTCGGCCTCACTGAGAGCCTTGTAAAGGACCTGTTCAGGATGGGCGTACACGTAATAACCACCGGCAACCATGTCTGGGACAAGAAAGATTTCGTCGGATATATTTCAAAAGAGAACCGCGTAATCCGGCCGGCCAATTTTGCACCGGGTGTCCCCGGGTACGGCAGCGTTATATACAGTCTGCCTGACAACACCAAGGTCGGCGTATTGAACCTCTCCGGCAGAATATTCATGACACCCGTAGACTGTCCGTTTCGTACTGCCCAGACAGAAATTGAGACCCTGCAGAAGGACGCAAAGATCATCATCGTTGACCTCCATGCAGAAGCTACGTCAGAAAAGGTTGCCTTCGGGTACTTCGTTGACGGCAAAGTGAGCGCTGTCATAGGAACACACACGCATGTGCAGACAGCTGACGAAAAGATACTCGCAAACGGCACTGCCTATATTACGGATGTTGGAATGACCGGACCTGCTTATTCGGTAATCGGCATTGATGTTGACCAGATCATCAGGAGATTTTTAACCGGCATGCCTGACAGGTTCGAGACAGCCCAGGGCCAGGCAATTCTATCAGCGGTAGTTATTGATATTGACAAGGATTCAGGAAAGGCAAACGGAATAGAGAGGATACAACTTACCTATCCGTAG
- a CDS encoding HypC/HybG/HupF family hydrogenase formation chaperone, which yields MCLAIPSKIIEKDQFRAVVDVYGARREINLMLMAEDVEIGDYVLVHAGFALQKVDEAAAQEALKVISVIIDDVSKEMESEVITAATPPICS from the coding sequence ATGTGTCTTGCCATTCCGTCAAAGATCATCGAGAAAGACCAGTTCAGGGCTGTTGTCGACGTATACGGTGCACGCAGGGAGATAAATCTTATGCTGATGGCCGAGGACGTTGAGATCGGAGACTATGTGCTGGTGCATGCAGGGTTCGCACTCCAGAAGGTTGATGAAGCAGCCGCCCAGGAGGCCCTGAAGGTCATATCTGTTATTATCGATGACGTCTCAAAAGAGATGGAATCCGAAGTAATTACCGCCGCTACTCCACCAATCTGTAGTTGA
- a CDS encoding PilZ domain-containing protein: protein MAKDSSENRKFRRYEVDSVHGKMAYLSDINILNISMDGAAIATTQRLSLDREYALKLNYESSSLTLRGKIVWSVLSHSKTLKNGEVVPVYKAGVKFTNVLTNEATNLITYIEKSRTSDMEKRILGVRFKVQQPDNAMINMPCEYDIKKISLAGMLIASDIAHEIDSEHEMEIHLDGTPITVFGRIANRSEMKGEGGVKYDIGIEFIRIPDEELKILTSYIDAIESRR from the coding sequence ATGGCAAAGGATAGTTCGGAAAACAGAAAGTTCAGGCGCTACGAGGTTGACAGCGTCCACGGCAAGATGGCCTACCTGTCTGATATCAATATCCTGAATATCAGCATGGACGGCGCTGCTATTGCGACGACGCAGAGGTTGTCCCTTGACCGGGAATATGCGCTTAAACTGAACTACGAGAGCAGCAGTCTGACACTGAGGGGAAAGATCGTATGGTCTGTGCTCAGCCACTCAAAAACTCTGAAAAATGGCGAAGTCGTGCCGGTCTATAAAGCTGGCGTCAAGTTTACCAATGTCCTGACCAATGAAGCGACGAACCTTATCACCTATATTGAGAAGAGCAGGACAAGTGATATGGAAAAAAGGATCCTTGGCGTCCGGTTCAAGGTGCAGCAGCCTGATAATGCCATGATCAACATGCCCTGCGAATACGATATCAAGAAGATCAGTCTTGCCGGCATGCTGATCGCGTCAGATATCGCACATGAAATAGATTCAGAGCATGAGATGGAGATACACCTTGACGGCACTCCCATCACGGTATTCGGACGCATTGCGAACCGTTCTGAGATGAAGGGCGAGGGCGGCGTGAAATATGACATCGGCATCGAGTTTATCAGGATCCCCGACGAAGAACTGAAGATCCTCACCTCATATATTGATGCCATAGAATCCAGGCGTTAG
- the dnaB gene encoding replicative DNA helicase produces MRDSEIQKDRVPPQSIEAEQSVLGAILLDNDALFSAVEMLVADDFYRDSHKKIYQAMTDLQRKPEPVDIITLTEFMKVRGELEAVGGLQYLSSLASIVATSANVRYHARIIKEKALVRGLLTSVTDIAKNVYESEQDADELIDFAEKTIFHLHDRKVKTAFYPMKDLITDTFVTIERLYDRKESITGVPSGFKDIDDLTTGFQKGDLIIIGGRPGMGKTAFCLNIAQHVGIGMNEPVAIFSLEMAKEQLVMRMLCSEAKVDSNKVRKGFINKREDWNKLTNAAGKLAESKIFIDDSSGLSVLEMRAKARRLKQQHGLSLIIIDYLQLMKGTGKFERREQEIADISRSLKALAKELEVPVIALSQLNRGVETRTGSNKNPTLADLRESGAIEQDADVIMFLYREAKDEKEGRGSIVIDIAKQRNGPTDKVNLTFLAYCTRFVDATDVEYQEMEETF; encoded by the coding sequence ATGAGAGATTCTGAAATCCAGAAAGACCGCGTCCCCCCGCAAAGCATAGAAGCGGAGCAGTCTGTTCTGGGCGCCATTCTGCTTGATAATGACGCGCTTTTCTCCGCGGTGGAGATGCTCGTGGCTGATGATTTCTATCGGGACTCTCACAAGAAGATCTATCAGGCCATGACAGACCTTCAGCGGAAACCTGAGCCGGTCGATATCATCACCCTGACCGAATTCATGAAGGTCCGCGGAGAGCTTGAGGCTGTCGGCGGGCTGCAGTATCTCTCCTCCCTTGCATCTATCGTCGCGACCTCTGCCAATGTGCGGTATCACGCCAGGATCATCAAAGAAAAGGCGCTTGTCAGAGGGCTTCTCACTTCAGTTACCGATATCGCGAAGAATGTCTATGAAAGCGAGCAGGATGCTGATGAACTGATCGATTTTGCCGAGAAGACCATATTCCACCTGCATGACCGGAAGGTAAAGACCGCCTTCTACCCCATGAAGGATTTGATAACCGACACCTTTGTGACGATCGAAAGGCTGTATGACAGGAAAGAGTCGATCACAGGCGTACCGTCAGGATTTAAGGACATTGATGACCTGACCACAGGCTTTCAGAAGGGAGATCTGATCATTATCGGCGGAAGGCCGGGCATGGGTAAGACCGCATTCTGTCTGAACATTGCTCAGCATGTAGGCATAGGCATGAACGAGCCTGTCGCGATCTTCAGCCTTGAAATGGCGAAGGAGCAGCTGGTGATGAGAATGCTCTGTTCCGAGGCGAAAGTGGATTCGAACAAGGTGAGAAAAGGATTCATCAATAAGCGGGAGGACTGGAACAAGCTGACGAATGCTGCAGGCAAACTTGCAGAGTCCAAGATATTTATCGATGATTCGTCCGGTCTTTCGGTGCTCGAGATGAGGGCCAAGGCGCGAAGGCTGAAGCAGCAGCACGGCCTGAGCCTCATCATTATTGACTATCTTCAGCTTATGAAAGGAACCGGCAAGTTTGAGCGGCGGGAGCAGGAGATCGCTGATATATCGCGTTCTTTGAAAGCGCTTGCCAAGGAACTTGAGGTGCCGGTCATTGCACTGAGCCAGTTGAACCGAGGTGTTGAGACGAGGACCGGCAGCAATAAGAACCCGACGCTGGCTGACCTCAGAGAGTCCGGAGCAATCGAACAGGATGCCGACGTAATCATGTTCCTCTATCGAGAAGCAAAGGACGAGAAAGAGGGCAGGGGAAGCATCGTGATCGATATAGCAAAACAGAGGAATGGTCCCACGGACAAGGTTAATCTCACCTTCCTTGCTTACTGCACGCGGTTTGTCGATGCCACTGACGTCGAATATCAGGAAATGGAAGAAACTTTTTAG
- the amrB gene encoding AmmeMemoRadiSam system protein B, which yields MHRTPAVAGKFYDGTGAGLRKQVGQYVVPDQPRMDAVGIMVPHAGLIYSGSVAGQVYSSITMPKTFVMLGPNHTGLGPAVSLMDDGPWEVPTGSFNIDRRLAGRILQGTTLAVSDSQAHVYEHSLEVQLPFIAFFSPAVSIVPIAVMNASYDSCRGLAEGIAEAIRSVDYPVTILASSDMSHYISDRAARQKDRKAIEKILGFDPRGLYDTVMHERISMCGVLPATVMLIAAQLLGAKNARLVNYMTSGDVSGDYDSVVGYAGIVLTR from the coding sequence ATGCACCGCACACCGGCAGTTGCAGGCAAATTCTATGACGGCACCGGGGCCGGACTCAGGAAACAGGTTGGGCAGTATGTTGTACCGGACCAGCCCCGCATGGACGCTGTCGGTATTATGGTCCCGCATGCCGGCCTCATCTATTCGGGATCTGTCGCAGGGCAGGTTTACTCCTCTATTACCATGCCAAAGACGTTTGTTATGCTGGGGCCAAATCACACGGGCCTTGGCCCTGCGGTTTCACTTATGGATGACGGACCGTGGGAGGTTCCTACCGGAAGTTTCAACATCGACAGAAGACTTGCAGGCAGGATACTTCAGGGGACCACGTTAGCGGTGAGCGATTCACAGGCTCATGTGTACGAGCATTCCCTTGAGGTGCAGCTTCCCTTTATTGCCTTTTTTTCTCCTGCGGTCTCTATTGTTCCCATTGCCGTGATGAATGCATCTTATGACAGCTGCAGAGGGCTTGCAGAGGGCATTGCTGAGGCAATTCGCTCGGTGGATTATCCGGTCACGATCCTTGCGAGCTCTGATATGAGTCATTATATATCTGACAGGGCAGCGCGTCAGAAGGACAGGAAAGCGATAGAGAAGATACTCGGTTTTGATCCCCGCGGACTCTATGATACGGTGATGCATGAGAGAATATCGATGTGCGGTGTACTTCCGGCAACAGTGATGCTTATTGCAGCGCAACTGCTGGGAGCGAAGAACGCGCGGCTTGTTAATTATATGACGTCAGGAGATGTGAGCGGCGATTACGACAGTGTTGTCGGATATGCCGGGATCGTGCTGACCAGGTAG
- the nrfD gene encoding polysulfide reductase NrfD, which yields MNHKDIKMMTPMTLGLVLVMAAGGVVALYRMVFGLGAATNLNDIWPWGFWIGFDVLGGVAMAAGGFIIAGVVYILNWKKYKPIVRAAVLNAFFGYVLAATSIFFDIGQSFRIWHPMVMWQVNSIMFIVAIHVVLYTTTLAAESSPMIFEKLKMTGAYRFINGIMLPIVLFGVLLSTLHQSSLGAVYLIIPSKLSPLWYSSKLPYLFLVSAVLMGLSMVSFETILSARIFKHKPPIDILTGMARGSLIVAALYFVLKIWDLLSGPGIGAAFTGSFTANMYLLEMLIGVILPLILLAVKDFRTRLSSIFAINILVIVGILLNRLNVGIFGLAEYAGRFGVDYFPSLMEIILTAAMIAFAFVGFKFSVKYLNVFPETEH from the coding sequence ATGAACCATAAAGACATTAAGATGATGACTCCCATGACCCTGGGATTGGTTCTTGTCATGGCAGCGGGAGGAGTGGTGGCACTGTACAGGATGGTGTTCGGGCTCGGCGCTGCGACCAACCTTAATGACATCTGGCCCTGGGGATTCTGGATCGGCTTTGATGTGCTGGGCGGCGTGGCAATGGCTGCAGGCGGTTTTATCATTGCCGGTGTTGTATACATCCTGAACTGGAAGAAATACAAACCCATTGTAAGGGCTGCCGTCCTGAACGCTTTTTTCGGATACGTTCTTGCTGCCACTTCGATCTTCTTCGACATCGGGCAGTCGTTCCGCATCTGGCATCCCATGGTCATGTGGCAGGTCAATTCAATCATGTTCATTGTTGCCATACATGTTGTGCTCTATACGACAACGCTTGCGGCAGAGTCCAGCCCGATGATCTTCGAGAAACTGAAGATGACCGGGGCGTACCGTTTTATCAACGGGATCATGCTGCCGATCGTCCTGTTCGGCGTGCTTCTTTCAACGCTTCACCAGTCCTCGCTCGGTGCGGTCTATCTGATCATCCCTTCAAAGCTTTCGCCGCTTTGGTACAGCAGTAAACTGCCGTATCTGTTCCTTGTCTCGGCAGTTCTGATGGGGCTCTCTATGGTGAGCTTCGAGACGATCCTGAGCGCAAGGATTTTCAAACACAAGCCCCCCATAGATATCCTTACCGGCATGGCGCGGGGATCGCTGATCGTTGCGGCCCTTTATTTCGTGCTCAAGATCTGGGACCTGCTGTCCGGTCCCGGCATCGGCGCGGCATTTACCGGAAGCTTCACGGCTAACATGTATCTTCTGGAGATGCTGATCGGTGTTATTCTGCCGCTTATTCTGCTGGCCGTTAAGGACTTCAGGACAAGGCTGAGCAGCATCTTTGCGATCAATATCCTGGTGATCGTCGGCATTCTTCTTAACAGGCTGAATGTCGGCATCTTCGGCCTGGCTGAATATGCAGGGAGATTCGGCGTGGATTATTTCCCGTCGCTGATGGAGATCATTCTTACGGCTGCCATGATAGCCTTTGCGTTTGTCGGCTTCAAATTTTCGGTAAAATATCTGAATGTTTTTCCGGAAACCGAGCACTGA
- a CDS encoding 50S ribosomal protein L9, with translation MKVILKDDVKGLGHMGDVVNASDGYARNYLIPKNLAAEASTKNIKELEHTKKIIMEKAGKIRDASKASAEKLAALTLVIKAKVGEEEKLFGSVTSMDIAEALAAQGFDIDKKKIHIDEPIKRIGEYVVHIKIHAEVSAPVKVHVVSE, from the coding sequence ATGAAAGTAATTCTCAAAGATGATGTAAAGGGTCTTGGTCATATGGGTGACGTTGTCAATGCTTCAGACGGTTACGCACGGAACTATCTGATCCCCAAGAATCTTGCTGCAGAGGCAAGCACAAAAAATATAAAGGAGCTTGAGCATACCAAGAAGATCATCATGGAAAAGGCTGGCAAGATCCGGGATGCCTCGAAGGCGTCTGCCGAAAAGCTTGCGGCGCTGACGCTTGTCATCAAGGCAAAGGTTGGAGAGGAAGAGAAGCTCTTCGGCAGCGTAACAAGCATGGATATTGCCGAGGCCCTCGCTGCACAGGGGTTTGATATCGACAAGAAAAAAATTCATATTGATGAACCGATAAAGCGCATAGGCGAATACGTTGTTCATATCAAGATTCACGCGGAGGTTTCAGCTCCGGTAAAAGTGCATGTTGTTTCTGAATGA